In one Alnus glutinosa chromosome 12, dhAlnGlut1.1, whole genome shotgun sequence genomic region, the following are encoded:
- the LOC133851695 gene encoding long chain acyl-CoA synthetase 1-like isoform X1: protein MTSLKALITLELRSPSLDACTTVPVYASVSHLRMMKIFSAQVQEGRKGQDGKPSVGPVYRNLLSKNGFPPPDPNLSTTWDVFSISVEKNPRNRMLGWRNSVDGKLGPYVWKTYKEVYDEVVHIGSALRASGAEPGSRVGIYGSNCPQWVMAMQACNAQSLVCVPLYDTLGPGAVNFILNHAEVDFVFVQDKKVKELLNPDCRSAQRLKTLVCFTSLTEEEKNKAAGIGMKPFSWNEFLQMGKANPSEIIPPQDFHICTIMYTSGTSGDPKGVVLTHENLTSLIRGIDLFLEQFEDKMTEDDVYLSFLPLAHILDRVIEEYFFRNGASVGYYHGDLNALRDDMIELKPTVLAGVPRVFEKVHEGIKNALQELNPVRRTFFDIFYRYKLAWMNFGFKQKNAAPLADLLAFRKVKARLGGRLRLIISGGAPLSAEVEEFLRVTCCAFVVTGYGLTETCGPTTLGFPDEMCMIGTVGSVGVYNELRLEEVPEMGYDPLGEPPCGEVCVRGKTVFAAYHKNPELTTESIKDGWFHTGDIGEILPNGVVKIIDRKKNLIKLSQGEYVALEYLENVYGISPIVEDIWVYGSSLKSKLVAVVIPQEENTKKWASSNGHTGSFSELCSLDQLKDYVLSELKSTAERNKLRGFEHIKGVILEPRPFDMERELITATMKKKRNKLLALYKAQIDELYRI from the exons AAGAATGGTTTTCCTCCACCAGATCCCAATTTAAGTACAACTTGGGATGTCTTCAG TATATCTGTAGAGAAGAATCCTAGAAATAGGATGCTTGGATGGCGTAACTCTGTTGATGGGAAG CTGGGGCCTTATGTCTGGAAAACGTACAAGGAAGTTTATGATGAAGTTGTGCATATTGGTTCTGCATTACGAGCATCTGGTGCTGAGCCT GGCTCCCGGGTTGGAATTTATGGATCAAACTGCCCTCAGTGGGTTATGGCTATGCAG GCTTGCAATGCCCAGAGTTTGGTTTGTGTGCCTCTCTATGATACCCTTG GGCCAGGCGCAGTCAACTTTATTCTAAACCATGCGGAAGTTGATTTTGTCTTTGTTCAGGATAAGAAAGTGAAAGAA CTACTAAATCCTGATTGTAGATCTGCTCAACGGCTGAAAA CTTTGGTGTGCTTCACTTCCTTGACAGAGGAGGAGAAGAATAAGGCAGCTGGCATTGGGATGAAACCATTCTCATGGAATGAGTTCCTCCAAATG ggaAAAGCAAACCCCTCAGAGATTATTCCGCCTCAGGATTTCCACATTTGCACAATTATGTACACGAGTGGCACAAGCGGAGATCCTAAAGGTGTTGTGTTAACACATGAAAACCTTACAAGTTTGATAAGAGGGATTGACCTATTTTTGGAACAATTTGAAGACAAG ATGACAGAAGATGATGTGTATCTTTCTTTCCTGCCCTTGGCTCATATCCTTGACCGTGTGATTGAAGAGTATTTTTTTCGTAATGGTGCTTCTGTTGGCTACTATCATGGG GATCTTAATGCGTTGAGGGATGATATGATTGAGCTGAAGCCAACAGTTCTTGCTGGGGTTCCTCGAGTTTTTGAAAAAGTGCATGAAG GTATAAAAAATGCATTGCAAGAACTCAACCCAGTAAGGAGAacattttttgacattttctaCAGATA CAAACTTGCTTGGATGAATTTTGGCTTCAAACAGAAAAATGCAGCACCGTTAGCAGATCTATTGGCATTCAGGAAG GTCAAAGCCAGATTAGGTGGACGGCTTCGGCTAATAATTTCTGGAGGTGCACCCTTGAGCGCTGAGGTGGAAGAATTCTTGAGGGTTACTTGCTGTGCCTTTGTAGTCACAGGCTATG GGTTGACAGAAACTTGTGGACCAACAACTCTTGGCTTTCCTGATGAGATGTGCATGATTGGTACTGTTGGTTCTGTTGGTGTGTACAATGAGCTGCGCCTGGAGGAGGTTCCGGAGATGGGCTACGATCCACTCGGAGAGCCGCCGTGTGGTGAGGTATGTGTGAGAGGGAAGACTGTCTTTGCTGCGTACCACAAAAATCCTGAATTAACTACAGAATCCATTAAAGATGGCTGGTTTCACACAG GGGACATAGGGGAAATACTTCCAAATGGAGTTGTTAAGATTATTGATAGAAAGAAGAATCTAATAAAACTTTCTCAAGGAGAGTATGTTGCACTTGAGTATCTGGAAAACGTTTATGGTATTAGTCCAATTGTTGAAGAT ATCTGGGTCTATGGGAGCAGCCTAAAGTCCAAGCTGGTTGCAGTGGTTATACCACAAGAAGAAAACACCAAAAAGTGGGCGTCTTCAAATGGTCATACGGGTTCATTCTCCGAATTATGTTCCCTTGATCAGTTAAAGGATTATGTGCTCTCTGAGCTCAAGTCTACTGCTGAGAGAAACAAG CTGAGAGGCTTTGAACATATCAAAGGAGTCATTCTAGAGCCCCGCCCCTTTGATATGGAAAGAGAATTGATAACTGcaacaatgaagaagaaaagaaataaattgcTTGCTCTGTACAAG GCGCAAATTGATGAGCTCTACCGGATTTGA
- the LOC133851695 gene encoding long chain acyl-CoA synthetase 1-like isoform X3, with the protein MYHCTSVSHLRMMKIFSAQVQEGRKGQDGKPSVGPVYRNLLSKNGFPPPDPNLSTTWDVFSISVEKNPRNRMLGWRNSVDGKLGPYVWKTYKEVYDEVVHIGSALRASGAEPGSRVGIYGSNCPQWVMAMQACNAQSLVCVPLYDTLGPGAVNFILNHAEVDFVFVQDKKVKELLNPDCRSAQRLKTLVCFTSLTEEEKNKAAGIGMKPFSWNEFLQMGKANPSEIIPPQDFHICTIMYTSGTSGDPKGVVLTHENLTSLIRGIDLFLEQFEDKMTEDDVYLSFLPLAHILDRVIEEYFFRNGASVGYYHGDLNALRDDMIELKPTVLAGVPRVFEKVHEGIKNALQELNPVRRTFFDIFYRYKLAWMNFGFKQKNAAPLADLLAFRKVKARLGGRLRLIISGGAPLSAEVEEFLRVTCCAFVVTGYGLTETCGPTTLGFPDEMCMIGTVGSVGVYNELRLEEVPEMGYDPLGEPPCGEVCVRGKTVFAAYHKNPELTTESIKDGWFHTGDIGEILPNGVVKIIDRKKNLIKLSQGEYVALEYLENVYGISPIVEDIWVYGSSLKSKLVAVVIPQEENTKKWASSNGHTGSFSELCSLDQLKDYVLSELKSTAERNKLRGFEHIKGVILEPRPFDMERELITATMKKKRNKLLALYKAQIDELYRI; encoded by the exons AAGAATGGTTTTCCTCCACCAGATCCCAATTTAAGTACAACTTGGGATGTCTTCAG TATATCTGTAGAGAAGAATCCTAGAAATAGGATGCTTGGATGGCGTAACTCTGTTGATGGGAAG CTGGGGCCTTATGTCTGGAAAACGTACAAGGAAGTTTATGATGAAGTTGTGCATATTGGTTCTGCATTACGAGCATCTGGTGCTGAGCCT GGCTCCCGGGTTGGAATTTATGGATCAAACTGCCCTCAGTGGGTTATGGCTATGCAG GCTTGCAATGCCCAGAGTTTGGTTTGTGTGCCTCTCTATGATACCCTTG GGCCAGGCGCAGTCAACTTTATTCTAAACCATGCGGAAGTTGATTTTGTCTTTGTTCAGGATAAGAAAGTGAAAGAA CTACTAAATCCTGATTGTAGATCTGCTCAACGGCTGAAAA CTTTGGTGTGCTTCACTTCCTTGACAGAGGAGGAGAAGAATAAGGCAGCTGGCATTGGGATGAAACCATTCTCATGGAATGAGTTCCTCCAAATG ggaAAAGCAAACCCCTCAGAGATTATTCCGCCTCAGGATTTCCACATTTGCACAATTATGTACACGAGTGGCACAAGCGGAGATCCTAAAGGTGTTGTGTTAACACATGAAAACCTTACAAGTTTGATAAGAGGGATTGACCTATTTTTGGAACAATTTGAAGACAAG ATGACAGAAGATGATGTGTATCTTTCTTTCCTGCCCTTGGCTCATATCCTTGACCGTGTGATTGAAGAGTATTTTTTTCGTAATGGTGCTTCTGTTGGCTACTATCATGGG GATCTTAATGCGTTGAGGGATGATATGATTGAGCTGAAGCCAACAGTTCTTGCTGGGGTTCCTCGAGTTTTTGAAAAAGTGCATGAAG GTATAAAAAATGCATTGCAAGAACTCAACCCAGTAAGGAGAacattttttgacattttctaCAGATA CAAACTTGCTTGGATGAATTTTGGCTTCAAACAGAAAAATGCAGCACCGTTAGCAGATCTATTGGCATTCAGGAAG GTCAAAGCCAGATTAGGTGGACGGCTTCGGCTAATAATTTCTGGAGGTGCACCCTTGAGCGCTGAGGTGGAAGAATTCTTGAGGGTTACTTGCTGTGCCTTTGTAGTCACAGGCTATG GGTTGACAGAAACTTGTGGACCAACAACTCTTGGCTTTCCTGATGAGATGTGCATGATTGGTACTGTTGGTTCTGTTGGTGTGTACAATGAGCTGCGCCTGGAGGAGGTTCCGGAGATGGGCTACGATCCACTCGGAGAGCCGCCGTGTGGTGAGGTATGTGTGAGAGGGAAGACTGTCTTTGCTGCGTACCACAAAAATCCTGAATTAACTACAGAATCCATTAAAGATGGCTGGTTTCACACAG GGGACATAGGGGAAATACTTCCAAATGGAGTTGTTAAGATTATTGATAGAAAGAAGAATCTAATAAAACTTTCTCAAGGAGAGTATGTTGCACTTGAGTATCTGGAAAACGTTTATGGTATTAGTCCAATTGTTGAAGAT ATCTGGGTCTATGGGAGCAGCCTAAAGTCCAAGCTGGTTGCAGTGGTTATACCACAAGAAGAAAACACCAAAAAGTGGGCGTCTTCAAATGGTCATACGGGTTCATTCTCCGAATTATGTTCCCTTGATCAGTTAAAGGATTATGTGCTCTCTGAGCTCAAGTCTACTGCTGAGAGAAACAAG CTGAGAGGCTTTGAACATATCAAAGGAGTCATTCTAGAGCCCCGCCCCTTTGATATGGAAAGAGAATTGATAACTGcaacaatgaagaagaaaagaaataaattgcTTGCTCTGTACAAG GCGCAAATTGATGAGCTCTACCGGATTTGA
- the LOC133851695 gene encoding long chain acyl-CoA synthetase 1-like isoform X2: MSFYCFPLIVYLDDLEVSHLRMMKIFSAQVQEGRKGQDGKPSVGPVYRNLLSKNGFPPPDPNLSTTWDVFSISVEKNPRNRMLGWRNSVDGKLGPYVWKTYKEVYDEVVHIGSALRASGAEPGSRVGIYGSNCPQWVMAMQACNAQSLVCVPLYDTLGPGAVNFILNHAEVDFVFVQDKKVKELLNPDCRSAQRLKTLVCFTSLTEEEKNKAAGIGMKPFSWNEFLQMGKANPSEIIPPQDFHICTIMYTSGTSGDPKGVVLTHENLTSLIRGIDLFLEQFEDKMTEDDVYLSFLPLAHILDRVIEEYFFRNGASVGYYHGDLNALRDDMIELKPTVLAGVPRVFEKVHEGIKNALQELNPVRRTFFDIFYRYKLAWMNFGFKQKNAAPLADLLAFRKVKARLGGRLRLIISGGAPLSAEVEEFLRVTCCAFVVTGYGLTETCGPTTLGFPDEMCMIGTVGSVGVYNELRLEEVPEMGYDPLGEPPCGEVCVRGKTVFAAYHKNPELTTESIKDGWFHTGDIGEILPNGVVKIIDRKKNLIKLSQGEYVALEYLENVYGISPIVEDIWVYGSSLKSKLVAVVIPQEENTKKWASSNGHTGSFSELCSLDQLKDYVLSELKSTAERNKLRGFEHIKGVILEPRPFDMERELITATMKKKRNKLLALYKAQIDELYRI; the protein is encoded by the exons AAGAATGGTTTTCCTCCACCAGATCCCAATTTAAGTACAACTTGGGATGTCTTCAG TATATCTGTAGAGAAGAATCCTAGAAATAGGATGCTTGGATGGCGTAACTCTGTTGATGGGAAG CTGGGGCCTTATGTCTGGAAAACGTACAAGGAAGTTTATGATGAAGTTGTGCATATTGGTTCTGCATTACGAGCATCTGGTGCTGAGCCT GGCTCCCGGGTTGGAATTTATGGATCAAACTGCCCTCAGTGGGTTATGGCTATGCAG GCTTGCAATGCCCAGAGTTTGGTTTGTGTGCCTCTCTATGATACCCTTG GGCCAGGCGCAGTCAACTTTATTCTAAACCATGCGGAAGTTGATTTTGTCTTTGTTCAGGATAAGAAAGTGAAAGAA CTACTAAATCCTGATTGTAGATCTGCTCAACGGCTGAAAA CTTTGGTGTGCTTCACTTCCTTGACAGAGGAGGAGAAGAATAAGGCAGCTGGCATTGGGATGAAACCATTCTCATGGAATGAGTTCCTCCAAATG ggaAAAGCAAACCCCTCAGAGATTATTCCGCCTCAGGATTTCCACATTTGCACAATTATGTACACGAGTGGCACAAGCGGAGATCCTAAAGGTGTTGTGTTAACACATGAAAACCTTACAAGTTTGATAAGAGGGATTGACCTATTTTTGGAACAATTTGAAGACAAG ATGACAGAAGATGATGTGTATCTTTCTTTCCTGCCCTTGGCTCATATCCTTGACCGTGTGATTGAAGAGTATTTTTTTCGTAATGGTGCTTCTGTTGGCTACTATCATGGG GATCTTAATGCGTTGAGGGATGATATGATTGAGCTGAAGCCAACAGTTCTTGCTGGGGTTCCTCGAGTTTTTGAAAAAGTGCATGAAG GTATAAAAAATGCATTGCAAGAACTCAACCCAGTAAGGAGAacattttttgacattttctaCAGATA CAAACTTGCTTGGATGAATTTTGGCTTCAAACAGAAAAATGCAGCACCGTTAGCAGATCTATTGGCATTCAGGAAG GTCAAAGCCAGATTAGGTGGACGGCTTCGGCTAATAATTTCTGGAGGTGCACCCTTGAGCGCTGAGGTGGAAGAATTCTTGAGGGTTACTTGCTGTGCCTTTGTAGTCACAGGCTATG GGTTGACAGAAACTTGTGGACCAACAACTCTTGGCTTTCCTGATGAGATGTGCATGATTGGTACTGTTGGTTCTGTTGGTGTGTACAATGAGCTGCGCCTGGAGGAGGTTCCGGAGATGGGCTACGATCCACTCGGAGAGCCGCCGTGTGGTGAGGTATGTGTGAGAGGGAAGACTGTCTTTGCTGCGTACCACAAAAATCCTGAATTAACTACAGAATCCATTAAAGATGGCTGGTTTCACACAG GGGACATAGGGGAAATACTTCCAAATGGAGTTGTTAAGATTATTGATAGAAAGAAGAATCTAATAAAACTTTCTCAAGGAGAGTATGTTGCACTTGAGTATCTGGAAAACGTTTATGGTATTAGTCCAATTGTTGAAGAT ATCTGGGTCTATGGGAGCAGCCTAAAGTCCAAGCTGGTTGCAGTGGTTATACCACAAGAAGAAAACACCAAAAAGTGGGCGTCTTCAAATGGTCATACGGGTTCATTCTCCGAATTATGTTCCCTTGATCAGTTAAAGGATTATGTGCTCTCTGAGCTCAAGTCTACTGCTGAGAGAAACAAG CTGAGAGGCTTTGAACATATCAAAGGAGTCATTCTAGAGCCCCGCCCCTTTGATATGGAAAGAGAATTGATAACTGcaacaatgaagaagaaaagaaataaattgcTTGCTCTGTACAAG GCGCAAATTGATGAGCTCTACCGGATTTGA
- the LOC133851695 gene encoding long chain acyl-CoA synthetase 1-like isoform X5, with product MMKIFSAQVQEGRKGQDGKPSVGPVYRNLLSKNGFPPPDPNLSTTWDVFSISVEKNPRNRMLGWRNSVDGKLGPYVWKTYKEVYDEVVHIGSALRASGAEPGSRVGIYGSNCPQWVMAMQACNAQSLVCVPLYDTLGPGAVNFILNHAEVDFVFVQDKKVKELLNPDCRSAQRLKTLVCFTSLTEEEKNKAAGIGMKPFSWNEFLQMGKANPSEIIPPQDFHICTIMYTSGTSGDPKGVVLTHENLTSLIRGIDLFLEQFEDKMTEDDVYLSFLPLAHILDRVIEEYFFRNGASVGYYHGDLNALRDDMIELKPTVLAGVPRVFEKVHEGIKNALQELNPVRRTFFDIFYRYKLAWMNFGFKQKNAAPLADLLAFRKVKARLGGRLRLIISGGAPLSAEVEEFLRVTCCAFVVTGYGLTETCGPTTLGFPDEMCMIGTVGSVGVYNELRLEEVPEMGYDPLGEPPCGEVCVRGKTVFAAYHKNPELTTESIKDGWFHTGDIGEILPNGVVKIIDRKKNLIKLSQGEYVALEYLENVYGISPIVEDIWVYGSSLKSKLVAVVIPQEENTKKWASSNGHTGSFSELCSLDQLKDYVLSELKSTAERNKLRGFEHIKGVILEPRPFDMERELITATMKKKRNKLLALYKAQIDELYRI from the exons AAGAATGGTTTTCCTCCACCAGATCCCAATTTAAGTACAACTTGGGATGTCTTCAG TATATCTGTAGAGAAGAATCCTAGAAATAGGATGCTTGGATGGCGTAACTCTGTTGATGGGAAG CTGGGGCCTTATGTCTGGAAAACGTACAAGGAAGTTTATGATGAAGTTGTGCATATTGGTTCTGCATTACGAGCATCTGGTGCTGAGCCT GGCTCCCGGGTTGGAATTTATGGATCAAACTGCCCTCAGTGGGTTATGGCTATGCAG GCTTGCAATGCCCAGAGTTTGGTTTGTGTGCCTCTCTATGATACCCTTG GGCCAGGCGCAGTCAACTTTATTCTAAACCATGCGGAAGTTGATTTTGTCTTTGTTCAGGATAAGAAAGTGAAAGAA CTACTAAATCCTGATTGTAGATCTGCTCAACGGCTGAAAA CTTTGGTGTGCTTCACTTCCTTGACAGAGGAGGAGAAGAATAAGGCAGCTGGCATTGGGATGAAACCATTCTCATGGAATGAGTTCCTCCAAATG ggaAAAGCAAACCCCTCAGAGATTATTCCGCCTCAGGATTTCCACATTTGCACAATTATGTACACGAGTGGCACAAGCGGAGATCCTAAAGGTGTTGTGTTAACACATGAAAACCTTACAAGTTTGATAAGAGGGATTGACCTATTTTTGGAACAATTTGAAGACAAG ATGACAGAAGATGATGTGTATCTTTCTTTCCTGCCCTTGGCTCATATCCTTGACCGTGTGATTGAAGAGTATTTTTTTCGTAATGGTGCTTCTGTTGGCTACTATCATGGG GATCTTAATGCGTTGAGGGATGATATGATTGAGCTGAAGCCAACAGTTCTTGCTGGGGTTCCTCGAGTTTTTGAAAAAGTGCATGAAG GTATAAAAAATGCATTGCAAGAACTCAACCCAGTAAGGAGAacattttttgacattttctaCAGATA CAAACTTGCTTGGATGAATTTTGGCTTCAAACAGAAAAATGCAGCACCGTTAGCAGATCTATTGGCATTCAGGAAG GTCAAAGCCAGATTAGGTGGACGGCTTCGGCTAATAATTTCTGGAGGTGCACCCTTGAGCGCTGAGGTGGAAGAATTCTTGAGGGTTACTTGCTGTGCCTTTGTAGTCACAGGCTATG GGTTGACAGAAACTTGTGGACCAACAACTCTTGGCTTTCCTGATGAGATGTGCATGATTGGTACTGTTGGTTCTGTTGGTGTGTACAATGAGCTGCGCCTGGAGGAGGTTCCGGAGATGGGCTACGATCCACTCGGAGAGCCGCCGTGTGGTGAGGTATGTGTGAGAGGGAAGACTGTCTTTGCTGCGTACCACAAAAATCCTGAATTAACTACAGAATCCATTAAAGATGGCTGGTTTCACACAG GGGACATAGGGGAAATACTTCCAAATGGAGTTGTTAAGATTATTGATAGAAAGAAGAATCTAATAAAACTTTCTCAAGGAGAGTATGTTGCACTTGAGTATCTGGAAAACGTTTATGGTATTAGTCCAATTGTTGAAGAT ATCTGGGTCTATGGGAGCAGCCTAAAGTCCAAGCTGGTTGCAGTGGTTATACCACAAGAAGAAAACACCAAAAAGTGGGCGTCTTCAAATGGTCATACGGGTTCATTCTCCGAATTATGTTCCCTTGATCAGTTAAAGGATTATGTGCTCTCTGAGCTCAAGTCTACTGCTGAGAGAAACAAG CTGAGAGGCTTTGAACATATCAAAGGAGTCATTCTAGAGCCCCGCCCCTTTGATATGGAAAGAGAATTGATAACTGcaacaatgaagaagaaaagaaataaattgcTTGCTCTGTACAAG GCGCAAATTGATGAGCTCTACCGGATTTGA
- the LOC133851695 gene encoding long chain acyl-CoA synthetase 1-like isoform X4 — MLCSFRVSHLRMMKIFSAQVQEGRKGQDGKPSVGPVYRNLLSKNGFPPPDPNLSTTWDVFSISVEKNPRNRMLGWRNSVDGKLGPYVWKTYKEVYDEVVHIGSALRASGAEPGSRVGIYGSNCPQWVMAMQACNAQSLVCVPLYDTLGPGAVNFILNHAEVDFVFVQDKKVKELLNPDCRSAQRLKTLVCFTSLTEEEKNKAAGIGMKPFSWNEFLQMGKANPSEIIPPQDFHICTIMYTSGTSGDPKGVVLTHENLTSLIRGIDLFLEQFEDKMTEDDVYLSFLPLAHILDRVIEEYFFRNGASVGYYHGDLNALRDDMIELKPTVLAGVPRVFEKVHEGIKNALQELNPVRRTFFDIFYRYKLAWMNFGFKQKNAAPLADLLAFRKVKARLGGRLRLIISGGAPLSAEVEEFLRVTCCAFVVTGYGLTETCGPTTLGFPDEMCMIGTVGSVGVYNELRLEEVPEMGYDPLGEPPCGEVCVRGKTVFAAYHKNPELTTESIKDGWFHTGDIGEILPNGVVKIIDRKKNLIKLSQGEYVALEYLENVYGISPIVEDIWVYGSSLKSKLVAVVIPQEENTKKWASSNGHTGSFSELCSLDQLKDYVLSELKSTAERNKLRGFEHIKGVILEPRPFDMERELITATMKKKRNKLLALYKAQIDELYRI; from the exons AAGAATGGTTTTCCTCCACCAGATCCCAATTTAAGTACAACTTGGGATGTCTTCAG TATATCTGTAGAGAAGAATCCTAGAAATAGGATGCTTGGATGGCGTAACTCTGTTGATGGGAAG CTGGGGCCTTATGTCTGGAAAACGTACAAGGAAGTTTATGATGAAGTTGTGCATATTGGTTCTGCATTACGAGCATCTGGTGCTGAGCCT GGCTCCCGGGTTGGAATTTATGGATCAAACTGCCCTCAGTGGGTTATGGCTATGCAG GCTTGCAATGCCCAGAGTTTGGTTTGTGTGCCTCTCTATGATACCCTTG GGCCAGGCGCAGTCAACTTTATTCTAAACCATGCGGAAGTTGATTTTGTCTTTGTTCAGGATAAGAAAGTGAAAGAA CTACTAAATCCTGATTGTAGATCTGCTCAACGGCTGAAAA CTTTGGTGTGCTTCACTTCCTTGACAGAGGAGGAGAAGAATAAGGCAGCTGGCATTGGGATGAAACCATTCTCATGGAATGAGTTCCTCCAAATG ggaAAAGCAAACCCCTCAGAGATTATTCCGCCTCAGGATTTCCACATTTGCACAATTATGTACACGAGTGGCACAAGCGGAGATCCTAAAGGTGTTGTGTTAACACATGAAAACCTTACAAGTTTGATAAGAGGGATTGACCTATTTTTGGAACAATTTGAAGACAAG ATGACAGAAGATGATGTGTATCTTTCTTTCCTGCCCTTGGCTCATATCCTTGACCGTGTGATTGAAGAGTATTTTTTTCGTAATGGTGCTTCTGTTGGCTACTATCATGGG GATCTTAATGCGTTGAGGGATGATATGATTGAGCTGAAGCCAACAGTTCTTGCTGGGGTTCCTCGAGTTTTTGAAAAAGTGCATGAAG GTATAAAAAATGCATTGCAAGAACTCAACCCAGTAAGGAGAacattttttgacattttctaCAGATA CAAACTTGCTTGGATGAATTTTGGCTTCAAACAGAAAAATGCAGCACCGTTAGCAGATCTATTGGCATTCAGGAAG GTCAAAGCCAGATTAGGTGGACGGCTTCGGCTAATAATTTCTGGAGGTGCACCCTTGAGCGCTGAGGTGGAAGAATTCTTGAGGGTTACTTGCTGTGCCTTTGTAGTCACAGGCTATG GGTTGACAGAAACTTGTGGACCAACAACTCTTGGCTTTCCTGATGAGATGTGCATGATTGGTACTGTTGGTTCTGTTGGTGTGTACAATGAGCTGCGCCTGGAGGAGGTTCCGGAGATGGGCTACGATCCACTCGGAGAGCCGCCGTGTGGTGAGGTATGTGTGAGAGGGAAGACTGTCTTTGCTGCGTACCACAAAAATCCTGAATTAACTACAGAATCCATTAAAGATGGCTGGTTTCACACAG GGGACATAGGGGAAATACTTCCAAATGGAGTTGTTAAGATTATTGATAGAAAGAAGAATCTAATAAAACTTTCTCAAGGAGAGTATGTTGCACTTGAGTATCTGGAAAACGTTTATGGTATTAGTCCAATTGTTGAAGAT ATCTGGGTCTATGGGAGCAGCCTAAAGTCCAAGCTGGTTGCAGTGGTTATACCACAAGAAGAAAACACCAAAAAGTGGGCGTCTTCAAATGGTCATACGGGTTCATTCTCCGAATTATGTTCCCTTGATCAGTTAAAGGATTATGTGCTCTCTGAGCTCAAGTCTACTGCTGAGAGAAACAAG CTGAGAGGCTTTGAACATATCAAAGGAGTCATTCTAGAGCCCCGCCCCTTTGATATGGAAAGAGAATTGATAACTGcaacaatgaagaagaaaagaaataaattgcTTGCTCTGTACAAG GCGCAAATTGATGAGCTCTACCGGATTTGA